CATGCTTCATGCATCATGATGGTGAAGGTCAAGTGAAATGGGATGATATCATTTTGGAGTTTGCTTTAAAGGCATGTAACCATCAAACAGGTTTTTTTTCTCATCAGTAAAACAGGATATGGAGTAAGGTCAATTAATTCAGTGAAACGTTCAAAGAAACGATAGGTGTAcatattttgtttgattttatttaaatccaaatgtaagtggattttaaaaacaacaattttAAGTAGGCTCAGATCATAGAATTTGTGCAGCAATTCAACATCCATAAATGGAGATCCGGACATGTGCGTCGCTATTTTGAAGGAGGTCGTGTTTTATCCTCTGTCATATGTTCTTTTGAAAAGCCGGAGCAGCATACAGATTTCATTCCGACGTGGGCTTCGCAACATTTGCGCATCGCACGAATAACGTCCTCACACCGACTTTCAACATATCTGTTGGCTGTTAAAAAACAAGACAAAATGCTGTTACTGATGAGATGAGCGTGACTGGAGACTTCAGTTTGTTGTCAAACCAGTGTTACCTTGCAAGCATTTCTGTATCGCACAAGCTTGCTTCTGACAAGGATCCTTTTGTGACATTTGTTGAGGCAGAAAGATACAGCTAGACACCACTGGACATTTTGTGCAGTAAAAGCTGCGCAGCCGTCCTGAATGTAGCAGAACTATCAATAAACGGACGTTCCCGAGGACTCGTGCACCTCTTATTTCCTTCCGACCTGAAAGCGAGTGGCCATTTAATGGCGTTAAAGTCGAAGTAAAGCGTTCTCTTCGCAAACATATTAATAAAATAGACATAATACGAAACGGCtgtattgtatttatttatttatatttttattaaaaaatatcgAATATTGAATATATTGAATATTGTACCGGAAGTGCATGATGACACACTTGGCTGATACGGAAACGCCGCACACGGATAAACATCCATTAATGTCAGAGGTAGTTGTGATTTGGTGAATTCACCTTTACCATCATGGCAGTAAGTGCAGTGCATTTAGAGTCGGATGCCTTTCTGGTGTGTATGAATCATGCCCTAAGCACAGAGAAAGAAGAGGTAATGGGACTGTGCATTGGCGAGGTAAGATCTTTTGTCGATTCAGGTTTGGTGATGTAGTTTAACAATCTTAACTTACCTTCAGTGAAACAGTAACCTGATCTGATGGCGTTACTTCTTTATTTGTGTGCTGATGGCCTTTTAAACCACCATCTCTCTAGGTTGACACAAATCGTATCGTCCACATTCACTCTGTCATTATTCTACGTCGATCAGACAAGAGGAAGGATCGCGTCGAGATTTCTCCAGAGCAACTCTCTGCAGCCTCCACTGAAGCCGAGATATCCTTTTATTACAGTTTTGTGACTGGGCAATAAAAACCTCACTGTCTTCCGTTTACCATTCCACAGTCTTAAAGTATACCCGGGCCAGTTATTtcactttttaaatgaaatattctATAATTGAAATGCACCGTTGTATTTCTTAACACAAGCCACAGGTTAGCTGAGATGACCGGGCGTCCAGTGCGGGTGGTGGGCTGGTACCACTCCCATCCACACATCACTGTGTGGCCCTCACATGTCGGTTAGTTTGATGAGCTCTATTGTGGATTTAATTATAAAATACACAATAAGAACAACATTATAAATAGCTTTTTGTATACACTATGTGTAATGTAATATATCTAAATATCTTGGTCAGCTCTTTATGTGGTATAGTTAAAGATGGGCCTAGCTCAAATTTGACCAAATTGTTGGGTCATGTCATAATTCAAGATTCATCCAAACACCCACATTTGGAACGTGTCCGATTACTTAGTAACGCTTACACATCGCACAAAcagacaaataaacaaacttgagtgactatgtgttgttgttgctgtcttGGTTCATGGTGTAGTACACATAGGTTTTTATTAGTTTGCTTAATTCACAAAATAATTATCACGTCAGCCATTAACTGTTAATGTTATTTCTTTATCCATGCATCTACATATCTTTATTATTAAGATAAGGTTTTATTTTGCTTGTTATTCTGTACAGATGTGCGGACCCAAGCGATGTACCAGATGATGGATCAGGGTTTTGTTGGACTCATCTTTTCTTGCTTTATAGAGGATAAGAACACAAAGGTAAGAAAAACATGCAAGTTGCATATAAACCAGTGTAAACACTTGAAAACAAAATGTACTAGATTGTACAGTGATGAAGTGTCAGTTATTTTGGTAAGGGCTTTATGTTCCTGAATGAAATGATCACTCCTGTAGCAGTTGTAAATACTTGAATAGATTTGAATGACTTTATTGTGTATGGCTTTCTCTTAGACAGGCAGAGTTCTCTATACCTGTTTTCAATCAGTTCAAGCCCAGAAAGGCTCAGAGTAAGTAAGGATCATATACCATGTATTATTGATTATATAAAAAATGGTTTCCATGTAATTCCTTAGTACTTGATTTATTACTAAAGCAAAACTTTGACTTCTGAACTTTTTGAATTCTAAATTAATTACTAAGTGCTTCATACTAAGTGcctaaaaaatccagtaaatgtTGATGAATTTTAAGGCTTTATTGAACAGGGTAAATAACATAGTCTCAATTGACAACCAGGTATGAGAGGATTGAGATCCCAATCCATGTGGTCCCACACGAGGCCATCGGCAAAGTGTGCTTGGAGTCCGCCGTGGAACTCCCGAGAATCCTCTgtcaggaggagcaggacaccTACAGGAGGATTCACAGGTGCGGGACACTGCTAATGTCATTTGTAATCAGAAGGGGGCGccgtgttgatgttgcaggtttagTGACTCAAAACGCTACGAAGAGTTCATTTTTTTTCACAAGGTCTTTTCCTTAAGACCGACCATGAAGAAAATGGCACATTGAGtctctcttctttttttcctcttGCAGTTTAACTCATTTGGATCCAATCACAAAGATTCACAATGGATCAGGTACATGCACCATTTATACATGTTACAAATAGACAGTGAAAGCTAAAAAATATCATGTaaataaacatgtaatatagCTGCGGGTAAGTCCGAAAGTGAGCCTgactgtattgtgtgtgtgtgtgtgtttgtgtgtgtggcacagtgTTCACAAAAAACCTGTGCAGCCAGATGTCAGCTGTCAGCGGGCCCCTGCTGCAGTGGCTGGAGGACCGTTTGGAGCAGAACAAACAGAGCATCGTggagctggagaaggagaaggagagactaACCCAAGAGCTGGCGTCCTtatgaaaacaacaacaacaacaacaaccaaacaCATGGAGCGGGGAACGTCGGCCAACCCGCCACGTCGTGTTTCCTTTTAATCTGAAGTTACTGTTGCACTGAAACAGTGGCCTTTCTGTCATATCCGCCATTCAAAGATCAATAAGTGaaggggggagacagagagacgtaagaggggaggagaaaggCGTGGGTGATGGGGGAACATCAGGAACTAGTGCACCCACTCCCTGTTTAACGCCTCACCCGCAGGGGATGGTAACGTGAGaccactctctcctctgtgAGCACGTCACCTTTTGTGGTGTTACGCACTCACGGTTGGTTCTCCAAGCTCTGTTcgggttttttttcttcttctcgtGCCACAGTATGACTAATGGTAACGCCCACCTTCAGATAGGGGGCTTTCTCATTAACGTCCCAATTAGGAATCGCTACaagtgtgattggtggagatgCTGCATCAGAACGCTCCTATTGGTGTAGGAGCGGAGGAGTCTGTAAAATTAGACAGCTATAGGTCCAAGGTACATCAGCAGTTCCTGACTGGGAAAGCCATTGAAAAGCATTTAATATGTTAAATGCACTTACTAGACAATGGTAAATGTGACAGAATTTGCCTCAGAAAGAtggtttctttaaaaaatgtttcacaATAGTTATTTTAGTTAATAGTTCATTTTTCACCTTCACCTCATGAATGGGTTATACAGAAGTGGTGCTGCTTTGTTGGAGTCGGGGT
This DNA window, taken from Brachyhypopomus gauderio isolate BG-103 unplaced genomic scaffold, BGAUD_0.2 sc160, whole genome shotgun sequence, encodes the following:
- the cmc4 gene encoding cx9C motif-containing protein 4, translated to MSQKDPCQKQACAIQKCLQANRYVESRCEDVIRAMRKCCEAHVGMKSVCCSGFSKEHMTEDKTRPPSK
- the brcc3 gene encoding lys-63-specific deubiquitinase — protein: MAVSAVHLESDAFLVCMNHALSTEKEEVMGLCIGEVDTNRIVHIHSVIILRRSDKRKDRVEISPEQLSAASTEAERLAEMTGRPVRVVGWYHSHPHITVWPSHVDVRTQAMYQMMDQGFVGLIFSCFIEDKNTKTGRVLYTCFQSVQAQKGSEYERIEIPIHVVPHEAIGKVCLESAVELPRILCQEEQDTYRRIHSLTHLDPITKIHNGSVFTKNLCSQMSAVSGPLLQWLEDRLEQNKQSIVELEKEKERLTQELASL